Proteins encoded within one genomic window of Sulfurovum sp. XGS-02:
- a CDS encoding DUF507 family protein, with amino-acid sequence MRLKPQQTGYVATKIGIDLANAPFITLPKGREAVVAAAKKIIDENLEKERALDEKVKKILDENYDEIEFQHADERQLFFMIKKKMAPEYGVIMNYDDRYNDLAHLILDELYENYLAEYTVNENQVKNVIFKSFKAFADAYDEIDDIVYTKIKGMEKEVIPGSQDYELLYERLYQEELSKRGML; translated from the coding sequence ATGAGATTAAAACCACAACAGACAGGGTATGTAGCAACAAAAATAGGAATAGATCTAGCCAATGCACCTTTTATCACTCTGCCAAAAGGAAGAGAGGCAGTGGTTGCTGCAGCAAAAAAGATTATAGATGAAAATCTTGAAAAAGAACGTGCGCTTGACGAAAAGGTCAAAAAGATCCTTGATGAGAATTATGATGAGATAGAGTTCCAGCATGCGGACGAGAGACAACTCTTTTTTATGATCAAGAAGAAAATGGCTCCTGAATATGGTGTGATCATGAACTATGATGACAGATACAATGACCTGGCACATTTGATCTTGGATGAATTGTATGAAAACTACCTTGCAGAATATACAGTGAATGAAAACCAGGTGAAGAATGTGATCTTTAAATCTTTCAAAGCCTTTGCAGATGCCTATGATGAGATAGACGATATTGTATATACAAAGATCAAAGGTATGGAGAAAGAAGTGATCCCTGGTTCTCAGGATTATGAACTACTCTATGAAAGATTGTATCAGGAAGAACTTTCAAAGAGAGGTATGCTGTAA
- the carA gene encoding glutamine-hydrolyzing carbamoyl-phosphate synthase small subunit yields MSKISLYFENGLMLEANSFGAEGTAVGEIVFNTSLTGYQEITTDPSYAGQFVTFTTPEIGNVGCNAQDMESKGAYCKGIIVRSYQDRPSNFRCEETLAALLKRENVLGITDIDTRFLTKMLRDEGAMMMVASTEIHDEDGLKKVLESSPRIEEVNYIEQVSTKESYIHPEGRYNTKTFQYDAPNTTKKIIALDFGVKRNILNELTHAGMEVTVVPNSISAEEIITQFDAKEIDGVFLSNGPGDPLILKDEHEKIKKLIARKVPIFGICLGHQLLSISHGYDTYKLKFGHHGGNHPVSNVVTGTVEITAQNHNYNVPDNITEVATVTHMNLFDNTIEGLKYNDSPTMSVQHHPEASPGPHESAYIFGEFAKML; encoded by the coding sequence ATGAGTAAAATATCTTTGTATTTTGAAAACGGATTGATGCTTGAAGCAAACAGTTTTGGTGCAGAGGGTACAGCAGTAGGAGAGATCGTATTTAATACCTCTTTGACAGGATACCAGGAGATCACGACAGACCCTTCTTATGCAGGACAGTTTGTGACATTTACGACACCTGAGATAGGCAATGTAGGATGTAATGCTCAAGATATGGAGAGTAAAGGTGCCTACTGTAAAGGTATCATCGTACGCAGTTATCAGGACCGTCCTTCCAACTTTAGATGTGAAGAGACTTTGGCAGCGTTGCTGAAAAGAGAGAATGTACTGGGTATCACGGACATAGATACGCGTTTTTTAACAAAAATGCTCAGGGATGAAGGTGCGATGATGATGGTGGCCTCCACGGAGATCCATGACGAAGATGGGTTGAAAAAAGTATTGGAGTCTTCGCCGCGTATTGAAGAGGTGAATTATATTGAACAGGTGAGTACAAAAGAGAGTTATATCCATCCTGAAGGACGTTACAATACCAAGACATTCCAGTATGATGCGCCCAATACCACAAAAAAGATCATTGCACTCGATTTTGGTGTTAAAAGAAATATCCTTAATGAACTGACCCATGCAGGTATGGAAGTGACGGTGGTACCAAACTCTATATCAGCCGAGGAGATCATTACGCAATTTGATGCAAAAGAGATTGATGGGGTTTTCCTTTCCAATGGACCCGGTGACCCGCTTATTTTAAAAGATGAACACGAGAAGATCAAGAAACTGATCGCCCGTAAAGTGCCGATATTCGGTATCTGTCTTGGGCATCAGTTGCTTTCTATCTCGCATGGCTACGATACATACAAACTGAAGTTCGGACACCATGGTGGAAATCACCCTGTGAGCAACGTTGTAACAGGTACAGTGGAGATCACGGCACAAAACCACAACTATAATGTACCCGATAACATTACTGAAGTGGCGACTGTCACACATATGAACCTTTTTGACAATACGATAGAGGGTCTCAAATACAATGACTCTCCGACCATGTCGGTACAGCATCACCCTGAAGCGAGTCCCGGACCGCATGAGAGTGCTTATATCTTCGGCGAATTTGCCAAAATGCTGTAA
- a CDS encoding D-alanine--D-alanine ligase, giving the protein MKIAILFGGSSFEHEISIVSAITMKKVLKNATLVYIFVSSDRKFYLMDTEKINSKLFSSGEYKKSKALTLTNGGFQIDGMFGSKRVDFDVALNLIHGRDGEDGKIASLMEFYSIPFISPRIEASALSYNKLYTKFLAESLGVKTVPYEYLSKNDERKISMAYPVIIKPVRLGSSIGVSIVKEASELDYALDVAFEFDTEVIIEPFIEGVKEFNQAGSYTDEWELSIVEEPHKEEFLDFEKKYMDFSRDSQVLAADISDALKVKIQESFKKIYDPLFRGSIIRCDFFVVEGEVLLNEINPIPGSMANYLFEDFEGLVGRLSKNLPKEQNIAVDYQYIHSIQSAKGKA; this is encoded by the coding sequence ATGAAAATAGCGATATTGTTTGGTGGATCCAGTTTTGAGCATGAGATCAGCATCGTCTCTGCCATTACAATGAAAAAGGTCTTAAAAAATGCTACGCTTGTGTACATCTTTGTCAGCAGCGATAGAAAATTTTATCTTATGGATACAGAGAAGATAAATTCTAAACTCTTTTCATCGGGTGAATATAAAAAATCCAAAGCATTGACGCTTACAAATGGCGGTTTTCAGATAGACGGCATGTTTGGAAGCAAGCGTGTTGATTTTGATGTGGCGCTGAACCTTATTCATGGAAGAGATGGAGAGGATGGAAAGATAGCGTCATTGATGGAGTTCTACAGTATTCCTTTCATTTCTCCTCGTATAGAAGCTTCGGCCCTCTCTTATAATAAACTCTATACTAAATTTTTAGCAGAAAGTTTAGGTGTAAAAACAGTACCTTACGAATATCTTTCTAAAAATGATGAGAGAAAGATCTCCATGGCGTACCCTGTGATCATCAAGCCGGTCCGTTTGGGCTCGAGCATTGGTGTAAGTATCGTAAAAGAAGCTTCCGAGCTTGATTATGCGCTTGATGTGGCATTTGAATTTGACACAGAAGTGATCATAGAACCTTTTATCGAAGGGGTAAAAGAGTTCAACCAGGCAGGCTCATATACGGATGAGTGGGAACTTTCCATAGTGGAAGAGCCGCACAAAGAAGAGTTCTTGGATTTTGAAAAAAAATATATGGACTTCTCCAGAGATTCTCAGGTTTTGGCAGCGGATATTTCAGATGCGCTGAAAGTAAAGATCCAAGAGAGTTTCAAAAAGATCTATGATCCCCTTTTCAGAGGAAGTATCATCCGATGTGACTTTTTTGTTGTAGAGGGCGAAGTACTTCTCAACGAGATCAATCCTATTCCGGGTTCAATGGCCAACTATCTCTTCGAAGATTTTGAAGGCTTGGTAGGTAGACTCTCAAAAAACCTGCCTAAAGAACAAAATATAGCGGTAGACTACCAATATATCCACTCTATCCAAAGTGCAAAAGGCAAAGCCTAA
- a CDS encoding SCO family protein — translation MKKIVMFVVLFLTVLQAESLGVNEKLGEYVPLDLTFIDEDGKSRTLKEYMDGKPTIISLNYFRCAGICTPQLEDMAKMLSKLDLAENTDYKALTISFAPDETPPLAKAKRKTMLDAMTRPYVKDAWHFLLSENNSSAILADKVGFTYKKEVSQAGVVEWIHAATLIIISPEGKITRYLNGIEQLPFDVKMAVLESAQGKVGPTIAKTLLYCFAYDPKGKTYVFAWEKIAATVILTITIIFFIWLIKAGRRDQEEHLNQRRDIDE, via the coding sequence ATGAAGAAAATTGTGATGTTTGTAGTACTGTTTCTAACTGTACTACAAGCAGAGTCTTTGGGCGTAAATGAAAAGTTGGGTGAATATGTTCCACTTGATTTAACATTTATCGATGAAGACGGAAAAAGTAGAACACTCAAAGAGTATATGGATGGGAAACCTACGATCATCTCTTTAAACTACTTTAGATGTGCAGGTATCTGTACACCACAACTTGAAGATATGGCAAAAATGCTGTCTAAACTTGACTTGGCTGAAAATACTGACTACAAAGCGTTGACCATCAGTTTTGCACCGGATGAAACACCACCATTGGCAAAAGCAAAAAGAAAAACGATGCTAGACGCAATGACCAGACCCTACGTGAAGGATGCATGGCACTTTTTACTCAGTGAAAACAACTCTTCGGCTATTTTGGCTGACAAAGTTGGATTTACGTATAAAAAGGAAGTATCCCAAGCAGGTGTGGTTGAGTGGATTCATGCTGCAACATTGATCATTATTTCACCGGAAGGGAAGATCACACGTTACCTTAATGGTATCGAACAACTTCCTTTTGATGTGAAAATGGCAGTGTTGGAGTCAGCACAGGGAAAGGTTGGACCGACCATAGCTAAAACTTTACTTTACTGTTTCGCATACGATCCAAAAGGCAAAACCTATGTGTTTGCCTGGGAGAAGATAGCAGCAACAGTAATATTGACGATTACAATTATCTTTTTTATCTGGCTTATCAAAGCAGGGAGAAGAGATCAAGAAGAACATCTAAATCAAAGGAGAGACATAGATGAGTAA
- a CDS encoding cbb3-type cytochrome c oxidase subunit I codes for MSKTYFDETHCAIGHPKSTFMQWMLTIDHKRIGIMYAAVMFVFFFVAVFTAFAMRLELFAPGGQYMDGDTFNQAFTLHGVIMIFLFIIPGIPAIFGNIVMPLMIGAKDVSFPRLNWFTFWLYIAGCCIALASLFIGEGVADTGWTFYAPYSMNTGTNVIMALVAAFVLGFASILTGLNFLVTIHRLRAPGMTFFKMPLFVWGIYATAWIQLLATPVVGITLVLAILEKYFGIGIFDPAKGGDPVLFQHLFWIYSHPAVYLMILPAFGIMSEIIPTFSRKEVFGYRTIALSSASIAGIGYLVWGHHLYTSGMSDIAKTVFSFLTFFVAIPTGVKFYDWVATMYQGKIVLSTPMIWALGTIITFAIGGITGVTITMIGMDVHLQDTYYTVAHFHYAILGGVVFLLFAGMHYWFPLVTGKMYNETKAKIAFYLNFIGFNLLWFPMFIAGYYGMPRRYFDYLPEFEIYHQISFVGAVIFIAGLIYMFWVFFKGWTKGEATTPNPWNATTLEWHLPTSPPPLENHSKVPYVDFDPYEYKHGEPVVKFNYETMQRID; via the coding sequence ATGAGTAAAACTTATTTCGACGAAACACACTGTGCCATCGGGCACCCTAAGAGTACATTCATGCAATGGATGCTTACGATCGACCATAAAAGAATCGGTATTATGTATGCAGCTGTCATGTTTGTATTCTTTTTTGTAGCTGTATTTACAGCATTTGCAATGAGACTTGAACTGTTTGCACCAGGGGGACAGTATATGGATGGAGACACCTTTAACCAGGCCTTCACACTACATGGTGTAATTATGATCTTCCTTTTTATTATCCCGGGGATCCCTGCGATATTTGGAAACATCGTTATGCCATTGATGATCGGTGCGAAAGATGTATCTTTCCCAAGATTGAACTGGTTTACGTTCTGGCTCTATATTGCGGGTTGTTGTATTGCACTTGCATCACTATTTATAGGTGAAGGTGTAGCCGATACAGGTTGGACATTCTATGCACCATACTCAATGAATACAGGAACAAACGTTATTATGGCGCTTGTGGCTGCATTTGTTCTTGGTTTTGCTTCTATTCTTACTGGACTTAACTTTCTTGTTACGATCCACAGACTTAGAGCTCCGGGTATGACTTTCTTTAAAATGCCACTGTTTGTATGGGGTATCTACGCAACGGCATGGATCCAGCTTCTTGCAACACCGGTTGTGGGTATTACGCTTGTATTAGCTATTTTGGAAAAATATTTTGGTATCGGTATCTTTGATCCGGCTAAAGGGGGAGACCCGGTATTGTTCCAACACCTGTTCTGGATCTACTCTCACCCGGCTGTTTATCTTATGATTCTTCCTGCATTCGGTATTATGTCTGAAATTATTCCTACTTTCTCAAGAAAAGAGGTATTCGGATATAGAACGATCGCTCTTTCATCAGCATCAATTGCAGGTATCGGTTATCTTGTATGGGGTCACCACCTTTATACATCTGGTATGTCAGATATTGCTAAAACTGTATTCTCATTCCTGACTTTCTTTGTTGCTATTCCAACAGGTGTAAAGTTCTATGACTGGGTTGCTACAATGTATCAAGGTAAGATCGTTCTTTCAACACCAATGATCTGGGCATTAGGAACAATCATTACATTTGCGATCGGTGGTATTACAGGGGTTACTATTACAATGATCGGTATGGACGTTCACTTGCAAGATACTTACTATACAGTGGCACACTTCCATTACGCAATTCTTGGTGGGGTTGTATTCTTGCTGTTTGCTGGTATGCACTATTGGTTCCCGCTTGTAACAGGTAAAATGTACAACGAAACAAAAGCAAAAATCGCTTTCTATCTTAATTTTATTGGATTTAACCTACTATGGTTCCCAATGTTCATTGCTGGTTACTACGGTATGCCAAGACGTTATTTTGACTACTTACCGGAATTTGAAATCTATCACCAAATCTCATTTGTAGGAGCAGTGATCTTTATTGCTGGTCTAATCTATATGTTCTGGGTATTCTTTAAAGGTTGGACAAAAGGTGAGGCAACTACGCCTAACCCATGGAATGCAACAACACTTGAGTGGCACTTACCAACATCACCACCACCGCTAGAGAACCACTCTAAAGTACCATATGTAGATTTTGATCCATATGAGTATAAACATGGTGAGCCAGTGGTTAAATTTAATTATGAAACGATGCAAAGGATAGACTAA
- a CDS encoding cytochrome c oxidase subunit 3, whose amino-acid sequence MGHEYVPEIAIDRDGNQHEVQGWQGDYYGGKLGFWLFMLTEVMMFGAMFLSLAYYNSLHPQDFLDASAGLNRLLGGTNTVILLVSALTMGLGLLRMRAGDVKGSKLMIWATILLAVAFLVIKGFEWTAEYHHGIFLMHDKLLPESSLPFGQKLFYGLYFAMTGLHGFHIIIGIGLMLWLLKRINAGKVSTEHHILHWNIALYWDIVHLIWVFVFPYFYMIGAGGATGGH is encoded by the coding sequence ATGGGACACGAATACGTACCTGAGATCGCGATCGATCGCGATGGGAATCAACACGAAGTACAAGGTTGGCAAGGTGATTATTACGGCGGGAAACTAGGTTTCTGGCTGTTCATGCTCACAGAAGTAATGATGTTTGGAGCAATGTTTCTCTCATTGGCTTACTATAATTCATTGCACCCGCAAGACTTTTTAGATGCATCTGCAGGATTGAACAGACTATTGGGTGGTACGAATACAGTGATTCTACTTGTTTCAGCACTTACAATGGGACTAGGGTTACTTAGAATGAGAGCCGGTGATGTAAAAGGTTCTAAGCTTATGATCTGGGCAACTATTCTTTTGGCAGTTGCTTTCTTGGTGATCAAAGGATTTGAATGGACTGCTGAATACCATCACGGTATCTTCTTGATGCATGACAAACTATTGCCTGAGTCATCTTTACCATTTGGTCAGAAATTATTCTATGGTCTTTACTTTGCAATGACTGGTCTCCACGGATTCCACATTATCATTGGTATCGGTCTTATGCTATGGTTACTTAAAAGAATCAATGCGGGTAAAGTAAGCACAGAGCATCATATTTTACACTGGAACATCGCACTATATTGGGATATCGTACACCTTATTTGGGTATTCGTATTCCCTTATTTCTATATGATCGGAGCAGGAGGAGCTACAGGTGGACACTAA
- a CDS encoding cytochrome C oxidase subunit IV family protein, translating into MDTNTVNYQEEKKVYYKVLVGLLLLTAVTFIQPHMFMTHSTFLAQMLIAVVKAWLIVIYYMHLKGEKLIGAMVWFALALVAVFFIIVIGIDVANFQFGAESHITAPAAH; encoded by the coding sequence GTGGACACTAATACAGTAAATTATCAAGAAGAGAAAAAAGTATATTATAAAGTACTCGTGGGACTATTGCTACTGACAGCGGTTACATTTATTCAACCGCATATGTTTATGACACATTCAACATTTTTAGCGCAAATGCTTATTGCAGTGGTGAAAGCTTGGTTGATCGTGATCTACTACATGCACTTAAAAGGTGAGAAACTGATCGGCGCTATGGTATGGTTTGCACTAGCATTAGTCGCAGTTTTCTTTATTATCGTCATTGGTATTGATGTTGCCAATTTCCAATTTGGAGCTGAAAGTCATATTACTGCTCCTGCAGCACACTAA
- the coxB gene encoding cytochrome c oxidase subunit II, protein MSNTLEGFSTSASTFNADHEFAFWLHVWISIALFLSVVAPMIYFAWKYRADKVKNEDIGTLTHHTGLELAWTIIPIIAVMVFFYYGNTTLQMFRTLPTVTDDTVVVKVEGSKWKWKYEYPANKSGYVHKIGGAFKKPVMDENGKLIEEGTMGITALYVPVDTDVILEMTAPVDDVIHSFYIPAFRMKEDVVPGRTTKQWFNASKVGEYDVECAEYCGTDHSYMYSRVVVLPKEEYDAWFNGTDNTPKGNYAKGGDALVQRHGCTQCHAIETDKVLVGPSLKTRRLTEEQVLDVINNGQDQLGYAMGAMPAGMATGADAKEIAAYVAGGMKGEQPASFAACSSCHGMDGKGMSGMSPNLVEYDAPLIGHVLKNGKKGMIGQMPAYPDMTEEEISTIAEYLETGK, encoded by the coding sequence ATGAGTAATACATTAGAAGGATTTAGTACAAGTGCATCGACTTTTAACGCAGACCATGAGTTTGCGTTCTGGCTGCACGTATGGATTTCAATTGCACTATTTTTATCAGTAGTTGCACCGATGATCTACTTTGCATGGAAGTATCGTGCAGACAAGGTCAAAAATGAAGATATCGGTACATTAACACATCATACCGGGTTGGAATTGGCATGGACGATCATACCTATCATCGCCGTGATGGTTTTCTTTTACTATGGTAATACAACACTACAAATGTTTAGAACACTTCCGACAGTGACTGATGATACAGTTGTAGTCAAGGTTGAAGGTTCTAAGTGGAAGTGGAAGTATGAGTACCCTGCAAATAAAAGCGGATATGTACATAAAATCGGTGGCGCTTTCAAAAAACCTGTTATGGATGAGAACGGTAAATTGATCGAAGAGGGTACAATGGGTATCACTGCACTCTATGTACCGGTGGATACAGATGTTATCTTGGAGATGACAGCACCAGTGGATGATGTAATCCACTCATTTTATATCCCTGCATTCCGTATGAAAGAGGATGTGGTTCCGGGACGTACAACAAAACAATGGTTTAATGCATCTAAAGTGGGTGAGTATGATGTAGAGTGTGCCGAGTACTGTGGTACGGACCACTCATATATGTACTCTAGAGTAGTAGTACTTCCAAAAGAGGAGTATGATGCATGGTTTAACGGTACAGATAATACACCAAAAGGTAATTATGCTAAAGGTGGTGATGCACTAGTACAACGACATGGATGTACACAATGTCATGCAATTGAAACAGATAAAGTATTAGTTGGACCTTCTCTTAAAACTAGAAGATTAACTGAAGAACAAGTATTAGATGTCATCAATAATGGTCAAGATCAACTTGGATATGCTATGGGTGCAATGCCAGCTGGTATGGCTACAGGTGCAGATGCTAAAGAGATCGCTGCGTATGTAGCTGGTGGTATGAAAGGTGAACAACCTGCATCATTTGCAGCATGTAGTTCTTGCCATGGAATGGATGGTAAAGGTATGAGCGGAATGTCTCCAAACCTTGTAGAATACGATGCGCCACTTATAGGTCATGTATTGAAAAATGGTAAAAAAGG